From one Misgurnus anguillicaudatus chromosome 2, ASM2758022v2, whole genome shotgun sequence genomic stretch:
- the xpr1b gene encoding xenotropic and polytropic retrovirus receptor 1 homolog, translating into MKFTEHLSAHITPEWRKQYIQYEAFKDMLYAAQDQAPSVDVTDEDTVKRYYAKFEEKFFQTCEKELAKINTFYSEKLAEAQRRFATLQNELQSSLDAQRESSRATDLRRRRAVFHLSHQERSKHRNIKDLQLAFSEFYLSLILLQNYQNLNFTGFRKILKKHDKIFETVRGADWRVAHVEVAPFYTCKKITQLISETEALVTTELEGGDRQRAMKRLRVPPLGAAQPAPSWTTFRVGLYCGVFVALIVTVIITGVVKLVTGEEKNVWPLVRIYRGGFLLIEFLFLLGINTYGWRQAGVNHVLIFELNPRNNLSHQHLFEIAGFLGVLWCVSILSCLFAKDIKIPIQANPLALYGFFFLFLINPFKTCYYKSRFWLLKLLFRVVTAPFHRVGFADFWLADQLNSLVVVLMDLEYMICFYGMELNWKTTYGHIEIINDGRICHSYSYGVRAVIQCLPAWFRFVQCLRRYRDSKRAFPHLVNAGKYSTTFFVVIFSALYKTHEGTDEGQVFFYILIACKIINSCYTLLWDLKMDWGLFDRNAGENTLLREEIVYPQKAYYYCAIIEDVILRFAWTIPLTLGVFTSYPNTSDIVGTVLAPLEVFRRFVWNFFRLENEHLNNCGEFRAVRDISVAPLNADDQTLLEQMMDQEDGVRNRFGKKNWKRSYSMSLRRPRLSSQSKVRDTKVLIDDTDDDT; encoded by the exons GCTTTTAAAGATATGTTGTATGCTGCCCAGGATCAAGCCCCATCAGTTGATG TCACAGATGAAGACACAGTCAAGAGATACTATGCCAAGTTTGAGGAAAAGTTCTtccaaacatgtgaaaaagagCTGGCCAAAATCAACACTTTCTATTCAG AGAAGCTTGCAGAAGCCCAGCGACGTTTTGCCACTCTACAGAATGAGCTGCAGTCGTCTCTGGATGCGCAACGGGAAAGCAGCCGAGCTACGGACCTACGGCGACGGCGCGCCGTCTTCCACCTCTCGCATCAGGAGCGCAGTAAACATCGCAATATCAAAGACTTGCAGCTGGCCTTCAGCGAGTTTTACCTCAGCCTCATCCTGCTTCAGAACTATCAG AATCTTAACTTCACAGGCTTTCGTAagattttaaagaaacatgacAAAATCTTTGAGACGGTGCGAGGGGCAGATTGGCGTGTGGCCCACGTGGAAGTGGCTCCTTTTTACACATGCAAGAAGATCACTCAGCTCATCTCTGAAACCGAG GCCCTTGTCACCACAGAGCTGGAAGGAGGAGACAGACAGAGAGCCATGAAAAGGTTACGAGTGCCTCCACTGGGTGCAGCACAG CCCGCACCATCATGGACGACTTTCAGAGTTGGACTCTATTGTGGAGTCTTTGTCGCTTTAATCGTCACAGTCATCATCACAG GTGTTGTAAAGCTGGTAACAGGAGAAGAGAAGAATGTGTGGCCTCTAGTAAGAATTTATCGTGGTGGTTTCCTGCTCATCGAGTTCCTTTTCTTGTTGGGCATCAACACGTATGGCTGGAGGCAGGCTGGTGTGAACCACGTCTTAATATTCGAGCTCAACCCTCGGAATAACCTGTCCCACCAACATCTCTTTGAG ATTGCTGGTTTTCTCGGTGTTCTTTGGTGTGTCAGTATTTTGTCCTGCCTCTTCGCTAAGGACATAAAAATCCCTATACAAGCAAACCCTCTCGCGCTCTATGGATTCTTCTTTTTATTCCTCATCAACCCTTTCAAAACCTGCTACTACAAATCTCGCTTCTGGCTGCTCAAATTGCTG TTTCGAGTGGTCACAGCTCCATTCCACAGAGTTGGCTTTGCAGATTTCTGGCTGGCTGACCAGTTGAACTCTCtagtagtggttttaatggacCTAGAGTACATGATATGCTTTTACGGCATGGAGCTGAACTGGAAGACGACTTATGGACATATAGAGATTATAAATG ATGGACGGATTTGTCACTCGTATTCATACGGAGTACGAGCTGTAATCCAGTGTTTGCCTGCCTGGTTCCGGTTTGTGCAGTGCCTGAGGCGTTATCGGGACTCAAAGCGTGCCTTTCCTCACCTGGTCAACGCTGGCAAATACTCCACTACTTTCTTCGTGGTCATCTTTTCTGCTCTTTATAAAACACACGAAG GAACAGATGAAGGTCAAGTTTTCTTTTACATTCTGATTGCCTGCAAGATAATAAACTCCTGCTACACCTTATTGTGGGACCTGAAGATGGACTGGGGTCTGTTTGACCGTAATGCAGGGGAGAACACACTCCTCAGAGAGGAGATTGTATATCCACAGAAG GCTTACTACTACTGTGCCATAATAGAAGATGTAATCTTGCGCTTTGCATGGACCATTCCTCTTACTCTTGGGGTTTTTACTTCATACCCGAATACTTCAGATATTGTGGGCACTGTCCTTGCACCATTGGAGGTCTTCAG GCGCTTTGTTTGGAACTTCTTCCGTCTGGAGAACGAACATCTTAATAACTGTGGTGAGTTCAGAGCGGTGCGGGACATTTCAGTAGCACCTCTAAACGCAGATGACCAAACGCTGCTGGAGCAGATGATGGACCAAGAGGATGGTGTAAGGAACAGATTCGGAAAGAAGAACTGGAAGAGGAGCTACAGCATGTCCTTGAGAAGACCACGTCTCTCCTCACA GTCGAAGGTCCGAGACACCAAGGTCCTTATAGATGACACAGATGATGACACCTGA